The Xiphophorus hellerii strain 12219 chromosome 3, Xiphophorus_hellerii-4.1, whole genome shotgun sequence genome segment AGTTCACAAACAATATTCACTATAGCAATATCCTGCTAATCTATGAGACTCTTCTGATTTCCCTTTGGGATGAAATTGCAATTAACAACCTTAAAATGGACATCATGCATCAATGGCTGAAATTTTTACCAGTACTGGTACTGCGTTCTTAAACATTAACATAAAGTGTTTAGGTAAAAAGATTccatatatttttcattataaaaaaataaaaatgtatgcattttcattaagcaaatcaACATAGTTCCTCTTAATGAATGAATCGCTGTTTCATAAAAGAACGGAAACAAGCTTTCagctcaaaaatatttctatttattgtcAATTTATTGGTGCGAATGTAAATTTTTCCAGTAAATTCCCATTTAGATTTTATGCTTCCCTGAAACTATTAGAAAGTCATCAAACTATGATCAAGAGTATGATTTAATGTGGTTGTAAAGTacaggagaaataaaaacagacagaaacagaatgCTACTTTAAGTGTTTCAAATTCTTATAGGACAGCTCAGAGGCAAAGCAGCGGAAAGAAAAGCTTCGCATGAAGCCATAACTCAAAAACAACTGAGATGTGCAAATTATAATTATATGAAACATTTAGGGTTAAAGGGtcaaattattaaaacagaTTTCAATCACAGGCTTAGGAATAATTAAGTAAAACTCTGTATTGAATTAAATATGTTCTCACGTTTAGTTCACTCAGTTGGGGGCTTTGCCGTGCCTAATATAAACATGGAGTCTGGATGCAGGAGAAGCCCCCTTGATTTCTCATCCCACCCCCTTTGTGTGACTCACACTGGATCCTCGGACTGACTCAGACAACTCAGAAACTGAGGACTGACAGAGAGCAGCGCTGAGGACTGAACCGCACACCCCAAACTTCACATGAAGCCcagctttaaatattaaataccaATCCTCCTCATCTGAACGAACCAAAATGAGGAGATTTCAGGATGGGAACTGAGTGGTTTCAACCCAGGAACATTATTTTGTGACGTCCAGGATTTTACATCTCAGAAAGTAAGTTGAAAATTActtaaatgtcataaaatgtgtttaatgtaaatgtatttcagTTAGAGTATTGGAAAATGTAGGTTTTTCTCCcacaaatatattcaaaatgGCATTTTACTACAACTaaagtcaataaaatacattatttagtATGGTCTTCACGCTATTAAACATAATGCAACCAGCATTATTTTTCCAACAGCGTTGTTTAAAATGCGAGAGTTTAATTTAACTAGTGAATTCTTTTggattattaaaatgttcatagtaaaatataaaacacagagaTGTAACGCGGTGTATTATGTATGTAATTAGTCATGTAAAGGGAGCCGCAGGAAGCGCAGCGGCAGGCAGTAGCCGCCCGGGTCACAGGCCGAGTCTGTCAGCCTCATTTTGGTGTCATGAAGACATCTCTGCACAGAACTGTGTGTTTTGAAGCGAACATGCTGCTCTCCTCTCTCAAAATgagtgtttaatttttttctcaacagaGCGCAGCATCAGGCTTGAGTCCTGCTGCGTTATGACTCGGCAAATTTACACGCACCGGTCCCCATCCAAACCACCGGTGCGCAAAAGGAGCACAAGAAATCCAAACAAAACCTTGGCCATTTATAACCTGCTTGCTAATAAGATCGGCTGTCTTTCATGTTCCGGCACTGTTTCACCTAATTGCTGCCCAACTGTTGACCTACAGGGGGAGGTTTTCCGTGCAGATTTACCGTCTTGAATTGAAGACCCCACGCCCCCCCTTTAAAAAGCCCGGCCAACGCAGACTCCCCGTGTAACAATAAAACCGTGGTGGCTGTGCCAACCAGAGCAGGTTTCTGCTGGAACATAAACCATCCTGGATTtgctgacattttaatttaatcatgtttATGTGACATTCTTCACATTGTCTACTGTCAGAATTTGAATGGGGGTAAATGAAACTGAAGCAGACAGAAACAGGGTTTGCTGGAACATTGTTCACAACATCCATGTGGTGACTGTCACAAGTgctcaaatatatatatgtatatatataatttattatttttagatcacttattttttaatttggaaacaCTGGTacaattttccacaaatatatTCCACAGAAAATGTATCTATTCTGTTTATGCAAAAGTTTAAACAGGAACTTTTAAACAGGATAAACAGGAtatttcaaaatctaaaaatagaaataaatcaatggttatttaaaaatgactaattatttatgatagatatttatttttcgAACAGATGCCGCATTTGTGGATCTAAACAGGTTCTATGTCACTGGATAGAGGGTGAAAATGAATCTTTGGattgtaaaagttgcagaccCCTGGTCTAGGTGGACAGCCATGTTCTTGATGGTTTGTACTTGTGCTTTATACTCTTTCTATGACCAGGTGATGGACTGAGTAGGACTCTGATTTGTATTcataaaaaattttgaaaattaattacTTTATCCTCCATTTCACAATTAAGCATGATTTTGAATTAATCTACcttataaaatcaaattaaaatacctTGAAGTGTGTGGCTGtaccataaaaaacacaatacaatataGGCACTCTTAATTTCTTTAGAATCTACAGAAAATAACTCATGTCATGTTCTTCTCTACATctgcttttatattttgatttgcACCACATCACCTATTTGTCTTTCTTCCTCTCCTACACAGCAGTCTGACGATTCCCCCTAACCTGCTAACCTTTTAGCATAATGGATCCGTCTTTAGCTCCCACAGCTCTCTACACCCTCACTCCCATCCAGAACCTCTCAGcaccctcctcctctccctctatCTCTCCATCGCCCAGCTTTGCCTCCACCGCTCTCTTCTGCTCCCTCCTCTCACTCCTCTCCCTGCTGGGCATCACAGGAAACCTTTACACTTTGATTCTCCTTCTGAGGCGCAGCAGAGTTAGGAGAAGACGTGGAGCTGGACTGGCCTGCTGCCTAACAAAAATACCCGTCCCTTCCTGTCTTGCGAACTCTGCCTctccttcctccccctcctcctcgcCCTCTTCCACCTCTCTTCACCTCCAGGTGCTGAGCCTGGCGCTTGCCGACCTGCTCTACCTTTTCACAGCTCCCTTCATCGTGTACGACAGCCTGGCATCCGGATGGGCCTTCGGGGAGCTGGGCTGCCGCCTCCTACTGAGTCTGGACCTCCTCACTATGCACGCCTCCATCTTCACCCTCACCGCCATGAGCATGGATCGCTACAGAGCAGTAGCCCATCCCCTGCGCACCtcctcttccagctcctccaacCTGCTGCGGGTCACCCTGGCATGGGGTCTGGCGGTGGCTCTTAGCCTGCCCATGATGATCACCTTGCACCTGGAGGACGGGGAGGACGGCGAGGGACAACTGTGCGTCCCGGCGTGGGATGAGCAGAGCTCCAAGGCGTATCTGAGCGTGCTTTTCTGCACCAGCATCCTCGGCCCTGGGCTGGCCATCGGAGGACTTTACGCAACTCTGGGCCGGCTCTACTGGGTTTCACAGACCCAGCCAGCCTGGGCGAACGGAACCGGCGCGGCGAGCACTCCCCGAGCACCAAAACCCAAAGTTCTGCTCCTCATCCTGGGTATCGTCCTGGCCTTTTGGGCCTGTTTCCTCCCCTTCTGGATCTGGCAGCTGCTCCCCCTCTACCAGCCCGACATGCTTCGGACATTACCGGTGGGGACCCAGGTGACGGTGAACCGCATCCTAACAGGACTCACTTATGGAAACTCCTGTGTCAATCCTTTCTTCTACACGTTACTGACTGGGAAGCGGAAACCAAACAGGCAGGTGCTcgcatcagccaatcagctctgCCGCAAGGGCAGCCCCCTGCAGTGATGTCACATCCTCACCAACCTCCTGAGAGGAGTTGACCCTCCACTGTCTTCAGATCAAACTAcattggtgtcaaatgttttgcagcaaaattcttaatttgtttcgctataattttaaagatatttataaatgtttccagaggtcatcaaaggtcaaacAGCTccccacatttacaaaataaaactaatttggtCTCAATCAATTTTACTGTTTGTAGCACATTTTTGAGGCAGTTGATTGACatcaaatttgtttgattttgtagaTGTGTGGGGGCTTATTGACCTCTgaaaactttcattaatatctttaaaatgataacaccacaaaaaaaaagag includes the following:
- the uts2r3 gene encoding urotensin-2 receptor, which produces MDPSLAPTALYTLTPIQNLSAPSSSPSISPSPSFASTALFCSLLSLLSLLGITGNLYTLILLLRRSRVRRRRGAGLACCLTKIPVPSCLANSASPSSPSSSPSSTSLHLQVLSLALADLLYLFTAPFIVYDSLASGWAFGELGCRLLLSLDLLTMHASIFTLTAMSMDRYRAVAHPLRTSSSSSSNLLRVTLAWGLAVALSLPMMITLHLEDGEDGEGQLCVPAWDEQSSKAYLSVLFCTSILGPGLAIGGLYATLGRLYWVSQTQPAWANGTGAASTPRAPKPKVLLLILGIVLAFWACFLPFWIWQLLPLYQPDMLRTLPVGTQVTVNRILTGLTYGNSCVNPFFYTLLTGKRKPNRQVLASANQLCRKGSPLQ